The Trichomycterus rosablanca isolate fTriRos1 chromosome 22, fTriRos1.hap1, whole genome shotgun sequence genome has a window encoding:
- the map3k3 gene encoding mitogen-activated protein kinase kinase kinase 3, which produces MNERQALHSIMKDLVALQMTRRQPSYDMPKAKPANTNSTANRQDDVRIKFEFCGERRILMFGRPVQFEEIQQKVKTVFGQQLDLHYMNNEMSIPLRSQDDLDKAIDLLDRSSNMKSIKILLLMEEHSNVSSPSHHSGCKQVRIKSSQSTGDVSTGYQSSEPRGRHSSTSSQNTGRSSPPPGYVPERQQRIARQGSYTSINSEGEFIPETSDQCVMDPWSSAENSVSGSCQSLDSNSDSPMLRKSRMHRAKSYPDNRQDCSDRENHVHDKIVGKGGTYPRRYHVSLHHKDLSEGRRTFPRIRRPQGNLFTLVPSRRSLNGSEESLGSRQLLDAHSRLRPKERPMPHKSPTAPVTWRRGKLLGQGAFGRVYLCYDVDTGRELAAKQVQFDPASPETSKEVSTLECEIQLLKNLHHERIVQYYGCLRDLNEKTLTIFMEFMPGGSVKDQLKAYGALTENVTRKYTRQILEGMSYLHSNMIVHRDIKGANILRDSVGNVKLGDFGASKRLQTICMSSTGVRSVTGTPYWMSPEVISGDGYGRKADVWSLGCTVVEMLTEKPPWAEYEAMAAIFKIATQPTNPVLPSHTSEQTRDFIHRIFVEAKHRPSAEELLRHPFSQILC; this is translated from the exons ATGA ATGAAAGACAGGCTCTCCACTCCATAATGAAGGACCTGGTGGCTCTGCAGATGACCAGACGGCAACCCTCATACGACATGCCGAAAGCCAAACCTGCTAACACCAACAGCACGGCCAAcagacag GATGACGTCAGAATAAAGTTCGAGTTCTGCGGAGAGAGAAG GATCTTGATGTTTGGTCGACCTGTGCAGTTTGAGGAAATCCAGCAAAAAGTCAAGACTGTGTTTGGGCAGCAGCTAGACCTgcactatatgaacaatgag ATGTCGATCCCGCTGCGTAGTCAGGACGACCTGGACAAAGCCATTGACCTGCTGGACCGCAGCTCCAACATGAAGAGCATAAAGATTCTGCTGCTCATGGAGGAGCACAGTAac GTCTCCTCCCCGTCTCATCACTCTGGGTGTAAACAGGTTCGGATCAAATCCTCCCAGTCCACAGGGGACGTGAGCACAGGCTATCAGTCGTCTGAGCCCAGAGGACGCCACTCATCCACCA GTTCTCAGAACACTGGGCGGAGCTCTCCACCCCCCGGCTACGTACCGGAGCGACAGCAGCGAATCGCCCGCCAGGGATCCTACACCAGCATCAACAGTGAGGGCGAGTTCATACCCGAGACCAGTGACCAGTGT GTGATGGATCCATGGAGCAGTGCAGAAAACTCAGTATCAGGAAGCTGCCAGTCACTCGACAGTAACTCGGACAG CCCCATGCTTAGGAAGTCCCGCATGCACAGAGCCAAGAGTTACCCTGATAACAGACAGGACTGTTCAG ACCGGGAGAACCACGTGCATGATAAGATTGTGGGGAAAGGAGGGACGTACCCACGAAGGTACCACGTCTCTCTGCATCACAAAGACCTCAGTGAAG GTCGACGCACGTTTCCACGGATACGGCGCCCCCAGGGTAACCTGTTCACGCTGGTGCCGTCTCGACGCTCTCTGAACGGCAGCGAGGAGAGTCTGGGCAGCCGGCAGCTGCTCGACGCCCACTCCAGGCTCCGTCCCAAAGAGCGGCCGATGCCTCACAAGT CGCCCACAGCTCCGGTGACGTGGCGGAGAGGTAAGCTGCTCGGCCAGGGAGCCTTCGGACGGGTTTATCTCTGCTACGACGTGGACACAGGACGGGAACTGGCAGCTAAACAGGTCCAGTTCGACCCGGCAAGCCCTGAGACCAGCAAG GAGGTGAGCACTCTGGAGTGTGAGATTCAGCTGCTGAAGAACCTGCATCACGAGCGCATTGTGCAGTACTACGGCTGCCTGCGAGACCTCAACGAGAAGACGCTCACCATCTTCATGGAGTTCATGCCCGGG GGTTCAGTGAAGGACCAGTTGAAAGCCTACGGTGCTCTGACGGAGAACGTGACCCGGAAGTATACCAGGCAGATCCTGGAGGGCATGTCCTacctgcacagcaacatgatcGTCCACAGAGACATTAAAG GCGCCAATATTCTTCGAGATTCCGTTGGGAACGTGAAACTCGGAGACTTCGGGGCCAGCAAGCGTCTGCAGACCATCTGCATGTCCAGTACGGGCGTGCGCTCCGTTACTGGGACGCCGTACTGGATGAGTCCAGAGGTCATCAGCGGAGACGGCTACGGTCGCAAAGCTGACGTCTG GAGCCTCGGCTGCACCGTGGTGGAGATGCTGACTGAGAAACCACCCTGGGCCGAATACGAGGCCATGGCCGCCATCTTCAAAATCGCCACCCAGCCCACCAACCCGGTGCTGCCCTCCCACACCTCAGAGCAGACGAGAGACTTCATCCACCGCATCTTCGTGGAGGCCAAACACAGGCCGAGCGCAGAGGAGCTGCTCAGGCACCCGTTCTCTCAGATCCTCTGCTGA